The proteins below are encoded in one region of Pelagibacterium flavum:
- a CDS encoding acetyltransferase: MSGRLAILGAGGHGRVVADAAEEAGWDCIEFFDDGQKGASGRWLICGTSTDLLESVQIYSGIVVAIGDNTVRQTWSDRLVTLDAKLATILHPRSSISKGAQIGAGTVVMAGAVLNDGVTIGAACIINTAAVVDHDTKIGDAVHISPGAILSGNVTLGSRVWIGAGAAVKNGITVGDDVVVGLGSALIRDVAQGSTVAGVPAETLKAKYE; encoded by the coding sequence ATGTCGGGTAGGCTAGCAATTCTTGGGGCCGGGGGACACGGACGCGTAGTAGCAGACGCAGCCGAGGAGGCTGGCTGGGATTGCATAGAGTTTTTCGATGACGGCCAAAAGGGTGCTTCGGGACGATGGCTTATATGCGGAACCAGCACCGATCTCCTTGAGAGTGTTCAGATCTATTCCGGGATTGTTGTTGCAATCGGAGACAACACAGTTCGGCAAACCTGGAGTGATCGGTTGGTGACCCTTGACGCAAAGTTGGCGACCATCCTTCACCCTCGCTCCAGCATCAGCAAGGGAGCGCAAATCGGTGCTGGAACTGTGGTGATGGCCGGCGCGGTGCTCAACGACGGCGTGACCATAGGCGCTGCCTGCATCATAAATACGGCTGCGGTTGTCGATCATGACACAAAAATAGGTGATGCGGTCCACATTTCCCCAGGAGCCATTCTTTCGGGCAACGTTACCTTGGGGTCAAGGGTGTGGATAGGTGCAGGCGCAGCTGTAAAAAATGGGATAACCGTCGGGGATGATGTCGTTGTGGGGCTCGGGAGTGCGCTGATCCGCGATGTTGCGCAGGGTTCGACCGTCGCCGGCGTTCCAGCTGAAACGTTAAAGGCAAAATACGAATGA
- a CDS encoding glycosyltransferase family 4 protein, with protein MTKSFLLIGNAAAPIVNFRAPLIRAIVEKGYRVSALAPDYDDQRRVEVRALGATPVDYRLSRTGLNPLTDIKALVSLYSELRAIRPNAVLAFGIKPAIYGPVAARLSGIPARFALITGLGYAFTDSGQKGLKRQLIGSAARILYKIGLQSADRVFMQNPDDADDFVCLGIVPRNKVLTVNGTGVELDTWPAMPPVMESITFLLAARMLRDKGIFEFVEAARKVRSRRPDARFVLVGDVDKNPESIGKAQLDAWVQSGIVEWPGHVDMRLWLTQTSVFVLPSYREGVPRSTQEAMAMARPVITTDAPGCRETVVDGVNGFLVPVRDAEALAAAMLKFIDQPESIALMGAESRKLAEQRFDTHKINAVLIEAMGL; from the coding sequence GTGACGAAATCATTCCTACTGATTGGCAACGCCGCCGCCCCTATCGTCAATTTCCGCGCACCACTTATCCGTGCAATAGTTGAGAAGGGATATCGGGTTTCTGCATTAGCTCCAGATTATGATGATCAAAGGAGAGTGGAGGTGCGCGCGCTAGGAGCCACTCCGGTAGATTACCGTTTGTCCCGAACAGGCCTGAATCCGCTTACCGATATCAAAGCGCTTGTGTCGCTGTACAGTGAGTTGCGTGCGATCAGACCGAATGCTGTGCTGGCCTTCGGGATCAAGCCTGCAATTTATGGTCCAGTCGCAGCGCGGCTTTCAGGCATCCCCGCGCGTTTTGCGTTGATCACCGGGTTGGGCTACGCGTTCACTGACAGTGGCCAGAAGGGACTTAAGCGCCAGCTGATCGGTTCGGCCGCGCGGATCCTATACAAAATCGGATTGCAGTCAGCAGATCGCGTCTTCATGCAGAATCCTGATGATGCCGACGATTTTGTTTGCCTCGGAATTGTGCCTCGCAATAAGGTTTTGACTGTCAACGGTACTGGCGTGGAGCTTGATACGTGGCCCGCCATGCCGCCTGTCATGGAATCGATAACCTTCCTGCTTGCCGCGCGCATGTTGCGTGACAAGGGCATTTTCGAGTTCGTCGAAGCGGCGAGAAAGGTGCGCAGCCGTCGGCCCGATGCAAGGTTTGTCCTCGTGGGTGATGTGGATAAAAACCCTGAAAGCATTGGTAAGGCGCAGCTTGACGCTTGGGTGCAAAGTGGGATCGTGGAGTGGCCCGGCCATGTCGATATGCGGTTATGGCTCACGCAGACCAGCGTCTTTGTTCTGCCGTCCTATCGCGAGGGGGTGCCGCGCAGCACGCAGGAAGCCATGGCCATGGCGCGCCCCGTCATCACCACCGATGCCCCCGGCTGCCGTGAAACCGTGGTCGATGGCGTCAACGGCTTCCTTGTGCCCGTGCGCGATGCCGAGGCGCTGGCTGCGGCCATGCTCAAATTTATCGATCAACCAGAATCTATTGCTTTGATGGGCGCAGAAAGCCGAAAATTGGCAGAGCAGCGTTTTGACACGCACAAAATTAACGCGGTTCTGATCGAGGCGATGGGGTTATGA
- the rfbD gene encoding dTDP-4-dehydrorhamnose reductase translates to MAGTTGPEGRRRTTGAANVKVLVFGKTGQVARELSRRSPEGWEMTTLGREDADLCDPESCAEAINIRRPDAVINAAAYTAVDRAETQEDLARRINAYSPAAMAQAAASICIPFLHISSDYVFDGASSIPQRPDCPTSPVNAYGRTKLAGEEAVRAAGGKYAILRTSWVFSSHGTNFVKTMLRLGREHDVLSIVSDQIGGPTPAADIASALVRMADCLTAESEHGGVFHFSGAPEVSWANFAREIFSQARISCTVREISTTEYPTPARRPANSRLDCHSLASKFGIERPDWRTGLAMVLQELEASA, encoded by the coding sequence GTGGCGGGCACTACAGGACCGGAGGGGCGTCGGCGCACGACTGGGGCTGCAAACGTGAAGGTGCTTGTATTTGGCAAAACCGGACAGGTGGCACGAGAGTTATCTCGTCGATCACCGGAGGGCTGGGAGATGACAACTCTCGGCAGGGAGGATGCCGATCTCTGTGATCCGGAAAGTTGCGCTGAAGCTATCAATATTCGTCGCCCCGATGCCGTCATCAACGCGGCAGCTTACACCGCGGTTGACCGCGCGGAAACTCAGGAAGACTTGGCCCGCCGTATCAATGCATACTCTCCTGCGGCGATGGCGCAGGCGGCGGCATCCATATGCATACCATTCCTGCATATTTCGTCCGACTATGTATTCGACGGGGCTAGCTCAATTCCGCAGCGCCCCGACTGTCCAACTTCGCCCGTAAATGCTTACGGTCGCACCAAGCTTGCGGGCGAGGAAGCAGTTCGCGCTGCCGGTGGAAAGTATGCGATCTTGCGCACCTCTTGGGTGTTCTCCTCACATGGCACGAATTTCGTAAAAACGATGCTACGACTTGGGCGCGAGCACGATGTGCTAAGCATCGTGTCTGACCAAATCGGCGGGCCGACACCAGCAGCGGACATCGCATCGGCGCTTGTGCGTATGGCCGATTGCTTGACTGCAGAATCGGAACACGGCGGCGTCTTCCATTTTAGCGGCGCTCCCGAAGTATCCTGGGCCAATTTCGCCCGTGAGATTTTCAGCCAAGCTCGTATTTCTTGCACCGTGCGGGAAATTTCGACGACCGAGTATCCGACACCGGCCCGCCGGCCGGCCAATTCCCGGCTGGACTGCCATTCTCTAGCTTCGAAATTCGGCATAGAGCGCCCCGACTGGCGCACCGGGCTTGCTATGGTTTTGCAAGAACTCGAGGCCAGCGCATGA
- the rfbC gene encoding dTDP-4-dehydrorhamnose 3,5-epimerase, giving the protein MNLRVERTPIEGLLILLPRRFSDERGFFSESWNRRALYDAGVDLPEFVQDNHSFSLVSNTLRGLHFQSPPHAQGKLVRCGRGSLFDVAVDVRKGSATYGKWFGTDLSFENARQLWIPAGFLHGFVTRENDTEIIYKCTDHFVPECEGVVHWDSAGIDWGLNSPPVLSQKDALAGPLSMFESPFEVGSAG; this is encoded by the coding sequence GTGAATTTGAGAGTCGAGCGAACACCGATTGAAGGACTATTGATACTTCTACCGCGCCGATTCTCTGATGAACGAGGCTTCTTCAGTGAGAGTTGGAACCGCCGTGCACTATATGACGCAGGCGTTGATTTACCTGAATTTGTCCAAGACAATCATTCGTTCTCCTTGGTTTCAAATACATTGCGCGGGTTACACTTCCAGTCTCCGCCGCATGCTCAAGGTAAGTTGGTACGTTGCGGCCGCGGTAGCCTGTTTGACGTGGCGGTTGACGTGAGGAAAGGAAGCGCAACCTATGGCAAGTGGTTTGGAACGGACCTGAGCTTCGAGAATGCTCGCCAATTGTGGATTCCGGCTGGCTTTCTCCACGGTTTCGTCACTCGGGAGAACGACACCGAAATCATATACAAATGTACCGACCATTTTGTCCCAGAATGCGAGGGTGTCGTGCATTGGGATAGCGCCGGGATAGACTGGGGCTTAAATTCGCCCCCTGTCCTGTCGCAAAAGGATGCGTTAGCGGGGCCGCTGTCGATGTTCGAAAGTCCGTTCGAAGTAGGTAGTGCCGGATGA
- the rfbB gene encoding dTDP-glucose 4,6-dehydratase yields MKLLVTGGAGFIGSAVARLAVKRGYEVVNLDALTYAACLDNVSSVADNPLYHFENADIRDREALNRIFAIHRPDAVMHLAAESHVDRSIDNPSNFIETNVNGTFNLLEAARHYWQDRSRPEDFRFHHVSTDEVYGSLEMEGKFTENTPYSPNSPYSATKAASDHLVRAWGATYDLPVLITNCSNNYGPYHFPEKLIPVAIIKALAGEPIPVYGTGQNVRDWLFVEDHADALLTVLRKGETGRTYNIGGNNEVRNIDIVHSICALLDERRPKATSYSSQIAFVADRPGHDARYAIDCERIGSELGWRPSVTLEQGLARTVDWYLDNEIWWRALQDRRGVGARLGLQT; encoded by the coding sequence ATGAAGCTCTTAGTGACAGGCGGCGCGGGCTTCATTGGCTCCGCGGTTGCACGACTTGCCGTGAAACGCGGATACGAAGTTGTGAATTTGGATGCTCTCACATATGCAGCGTGTCTCGATAATGTTTCGAGCGTAGCTGACAACCCTCTATACCACTTCGAGAACGCCGACATCCGAGACCGCGAAGCCCTCAATAGAATATTCGCAATTCACAGACCTGACGCAGTTATGCACCTTGCTGCAGAAAGCCATGTGGACCGCTCTATCGATAATCCCAGCAATTTCATCGAGACCAACGTCAACGGAACTTTCAACCTTCTCGAAGCTGCGCGCCACTATTGGCAAGATCGCAGCCGTCCGGAGGATTTTCGATTTCATCATGTCTCCACCGACGAGGTCTATGGTAGCCTTGAGATGGAGGGGAAATTCACTGAGAACACTCCCTACTCGCCTAATTCCCCCTACTCTGCTACAAAAGCTGCGAGCGATCATCTTGTTCGCGCTTGGGGGGCAACTTATGACCTTCCTGTGCTTATCACGAACTGCTCTAACAACTATGGTCCCTATCATTTCCCTGAAAAGCTGATACCAGTCGCAATAATTAAAGCGCTTGCGGGCGAGCCAATCCCAGTCTACGGAACAGGCCAGAACGTGCGTGACTGGCTTTTCGTTGAGGATCATGCTGATGCGCTCCTTACTGTACTGCGAAAAGGCGAGACAGGGCGCACCTACAACATCGGTGGCAACAATGAAGTTCGCAACATCGATATAGTTCATAGCATCTGCGCTTTACTTGATGAGCGTCGCCCAAAGGCAACTTCTTATTCTAGTCAAATCGCATTCGTCGCGGATAGACCAGGCCATGACGCTCGATACGCAATCGATTGTGAGCGCATTGGCAGTGAACTCGGATGGCGACCTTCTGTTACGTTAGAGCAAGGACTCGCCCGGACCGTCGACTGGTATCTCGACAACGAGATTTGGTGGCGGGCACTACAGGACCGGAGGGGCGTCGGCGCACGACTGGGGCTGCAAACGTGA
- a CDS encoding sugar transferase yields the protein MKRLFDIATATVLSVLLLPVFIVLCVLVRTKLGSPIVFRQVRPGLHGRPFTLIKFRTMTDARNGDGELLSDAQRLTPFGRFLRSTSLDELPELWNVLRGEMSFVGPRPLLLEYLPLYSPRQARRHEVRPGITGWAQVNGRNALAWEDRLELDVWYVENRSMILDLKILFLTVGRVISRKGVTAEGSATVEKFKG from the coding sequence ATGAAGCGATTATTCGACATTGCAACGGCGACGGTTCTCTCTGTCTTGTTGCTGCCCGTCTTCATCGTGCTCTGTGTGCTCGTACGCACGAAGCTCGGCTCTCCGATAGTGTTCCGCCAAGTGCGCCCGGGGCTGCATGGTCGTCCCTTTACGCTCATCAAATTCAGAACAATGACCGATGCTCGCAATGGGGATGGTGAACTGCTTTCTGACGCGCAACGGTTGACGCCGTTCGGGCGGTTTTTACGCTCAACCAGTCTCGATGAACTGCCAGAGCTCTGGAACGTATTGAGGGGAGAGATGTCGTTCGTGGGGCCACGCCCGTTGTTGTTGGAATACCTTCCGCTCTATTCGCCCCGGCAGGCTCGTCGGCATGAGGTCCGGCCTGGCATAACGGGATGGGCCCAGGTGAACGGGCGCAATGCCCTCGCTTGGGAGGACCGACTTGAGCTCGACGTCTGGTATGTTGAAAACAGATCGATGATTTTGGATCTGAAGATTCTGTTTTTGACGGTGGGAAGGGTAATCAGTCGTAAGGGTGTCACTGCGGAAGGCTCCGCAACAGTCGAGAAGTTCAAGGGCTGA
- a CDS encoding polysaccharide biosynthesis protein, producing the protein MFSVLRKRVLALPRFWKRVILVGFDFGALAFVLWASYSLRYDRWDLPNSLDEWVIIASAPLIAIPIFIRMGLYRAVVRYLPERALWTIVKAMTLAAILWVVLAFLSAMTGRGFVPRSVPIIYWTLGTLVITGSRLIAKWVFWPSGRKALLKRPAVVIYGAGEAGTQLATSLRNSHFIAGFLDDDPALHRRDVAGIKVFPPSHLPSLVRDYGVKQVILSIPSVSAARRKEIVRDISQHGIKVQSLPGITDLVTGKYLVSQIHEIEIDELLGRSSVPPDLDLIRQMIVGRTIMVTGAGGSIGSELCRKIAQWRPQRLVLFESNEFALYKIEMELAAEKDVAAVPVLASVTNEQRVVRAIKEHGVDVVFHAAAHKHVPLVEANALEGIYNNVFGTKTVADAAFSNGVKDFVLISTDKAVRPTNVMGATKRWAELIVREKAAQAQQANTGQRFCAVRFGNVLGSNGSVVPLFKEQIAKGGPITLTDRAMTRYFMSIQEAAELIVQAGSLSEGGDVFLLDMGEPILITDLAENMVRLAGLTVRTDENPEGDIEIIAVGKRPGEKLYEELFYDQSTAIGTRHPKIMRGTATKPIDDVLSAHIAKMSEALDNQNEQEARHLLFELITLRDQRDARAST; encoded by the coding sequence ATGTTTTCTGTCCTGCGCAAGCGCGTTCTTGCCCTCCCGCGCTTCTGGAAACGTGTCATCCTTGTCGGCTTTGATTTCGGAGCCCTAGCTTTCGTCCTGTGGGCGAGCTATTCGCTCCGCTATGATCGCTGGGACCTTCCCAATTCGCTGGACGAATGGGTAATCATCGCTTCAGCGCCCCTTATCGCCATTCCTATTTTTATCCGGATGGGGCTGTACCGCGCTGTTGTGCGCTACCTACCTGAGCGAGCCCTGTGGACAATCGTCAAAGCTATGACCCTCGCAGCGATCCTCTGGGTGGTTCTTGCTTTCCTTTCGGCCATGACTGGCCGGGGCTTTGTGCCGCGTTCAGTCCCGATTATCTATTGGACGCTTGGGACGTTGGTGATCACCGGCAGCCGACTGATCGCCAAATGGGTGTTTTGGCCCTCGGGACGCAAAGCCCTGCTCAAACGCCCTGCGGTTGTCATCTACGGCGCGGGAGAAGCGGGTACCCAACTCGCCACATCACTTCGCAACAGCCATTTCATTGCTGGTTTTCTTGACGATGATCCAGCGCTTCATCGTCGCGACGTCGCAGGCATAAAGGTCTTTCCGCCGTCACACCTCCCTTCCCTTGTGCGCGATTACGGGGTCAAGCAGGTCATCTTGTCGATTCCTTCTGTCTCGGCTGCGCGCCGCAAAGAGATCGTTCGTGACATCAGTCAGCACGGCATCAAGGTTCAGTCGCTGCCTGGAATTACTGACCTCGTCACCGGCAAATACCTTGTCAGTCAGATCCACGAAATCGAGATCGATGAGCTGCTGGGCCGGTCATCGGTCCCACCTGATCTGGACCTCATTCGTCAGATGATTGTGGGGCGCACGATCATGGTCACTGGCGCTGGTGGGTCTATCGGTTCCGAGCTTTGCCGCAAGATCGCGCAATGGCGTCCGCAACGCCTCGTCCTTTTTGAATCCAACGAATTCGCGCTCTACAAAATCGAGATGGAACTGGCTGCCGAAAAAGACGTGGCGGCAGTTCCTGTCCTCGCTTCTGTCACCAACGAGCAACGCGTTGTTCGCGCGATCAAGGAGCACGGCGTCGACGTCGTCTTCCACGCCGCGGCGCACAAGCATGTGCCGCTGGTGGAAGCTAACGCCCTGGAGGGCATCTACAATAATGTCTTCGGCACCAAAACTGTTGCGGACGCGGCATTTTCCAATGGTGTCAAAGACTTCGTCCTCATTTCGACCGACAAAGCCGTTCGGCCCACGAATGTGATGGGCGCCACAAAGCGCTGGGCAGAGCTGATCGTGCGTGAAAAAGCCGCTCAAGCGCAACAAGCAAACACTGGACAGCGCTTTTGCGCCGTACGGTTCGGCAATGTGCTCGGTTCCAACGGATCGGTCGTGCCGCTGTTCAAGGAGCAGATCGCCAAAGGTGGACCGATAACGCTGACAGACCGCGCCATGACGCGCTATTTCATGTCAATACAAGAGGCCGCCGAACTGATCGTCCAGGCAGGATCGTTGTCCGAGGGCGGTGATGTCTTCCTGCTCGATATGGGCGAACCGATCCTTATTACCGATCTCGCGGAAAACATGGTTCGACTTGCTGGGCTGACCGTACGTACGGACGAGAACCCCGAGGGCGATATTGAAATTATCGCGGTGGGCAAACGACCGGGCGAAAAACTATACGAAGAGCTGTTCTACGACCAATCGACTGCCATCGGCACTCGCCACCCGAAAATTATGCGCGGCACTGCGACCAAACCAATTGATGACGTTCTCTCAGCGCACATCGCCAAGATGTCCGAGGCGCTCGACAATCAAAATGAACAAGAAGCACGGCATCTCCTCTTTGAACTTATCACGCTCAGAGATCAGCGCGACGCACGTGCGAGCACCTGA
- a CDS encoding DegT/DnrJ/EryC1/StrS family aminotransferase, with the protein MSFQAWPWYGAEEQARVTEILQSGRVNYWTGNVTREFETAFAQWCGTKHAVALMNGTVALDLALKALGVGEGDHVITTPRTFIASASSIVTAGATPLFADVDSDSQNITASSIAAVLTPNTKAIICVHLAGMPCDMDPIMDLAAAHELVVIEDCAQAHGATYKGKSVGSIGQVGAWSFCQDKIMTTGGEGGMVTTDDPELWSKMWSYKDHGKSWKAVYETEHPPGPRLVHDTFGTNWRMLEMQAAIGLVQLERISDWKARRTEIAGALANTCRKYAAFRVPEVPPGIEHAYYRFYAFVEPDGLRDGWSRDRIIDEISALGVPCFHGSQSEVYLEHAFDNTGWRPTERLPVAQELGKTSIAFLVHPTLTDDDIDAVRKAIDQVLARASR; encoded by the coding sequence ATGAGTTTTCAAGCGTGGCCTTGGTATGGGGCAGAAGAACAGGCCCGAGTTACCGAAATCCTTCAGTCCGGGCGCGTCAACTACTGGACTGGCAACGTTACTCGCGAGTTCGAGACAGCATTTGCTCAGTGGTGCGGGACGAAGCACGCTGTCGCGCTTATGAATGGTACAGTTGCCCTCGACCTTGCGCTCAAAGCGCTGGGGGTAGGCGAGGGCGATCACGTGATCACAACGCCACGCACTTTTATCGCCTCGGCCTCGTCAATCGTCACGGCAGGCGCTACGCCATTGTTTGCCGACGTAGACAGCGATAGCCAGAACATCACGGCCTCCAGCATAGCCGCGGTTCTAACGCCAAACACCAAGGCAATTATCTGCGTCCACCTTGCTGGCATGCCATGCGATATGGATCCGATTATGGACTTGGCGGCTGCTCACGAATTGGTGGTGATTGAAGATTGCGCTCAGGCCCACGGTGCCACCTACAAGGGTAAATCTGTCGGATCAATTGGACAAGTCGGCGCTTGGTCGTTCTGTCAGGACAAAATCATGACCACTGGTGGTGAAGGCGGAATGGTAACGACCGATGATCCTGAGCTTTGGTCGAAAATGTGGTCGTACAAGGATCACGGCAAGTCCTGGAAGGCAGTTTACGAGACCGAACACCCGCCAGGGCCGCGACTGGTGCACGACACATTCGGGACGAACTGGCGCATGCTCGAAATGCAGGCCGCGATCGGTCTCGTTCAGCTCGAGCGCATAAGTGATTGGAAGGCGCGGCGAACCGAAATTGCGGGCGCCTTGGCGAACACTTGCCGAAAGTACGCCGCGTTTCGCGTCCCTGAAGTTCCCCCCGGCATCGAACATGCCTACTATAGATTTTACGCGTTTGTAGAGCCGGACGGCCTGAGAGATGGCTGGTCGCGAGACCGAATTATCGACGAAATCTCTGCGCTGGGCGTTCCGTGCTTCCACGGTTCCCAGTCGGAGGTCTATTTGGAACACGCTTTCGACAATACTGGGTGGCGGCCGACAGAGCGGTTGCCGGTCGCCCAAGAACTTGGCAAAACGAGCATTGCCTTTCTCGTCCATCCAACGCTGACCGATGATGATATCGATGCAGTCAGAAAAGCGATTGATCAGGTGCTCGCACGTGCGTCGCGCTGA